CCTGGTGGTCCCACCAGGGCACCATGAGGAAGCTTCTGGGCAGAATGCTGGGCTGGGGAGTCCAGGGCCCTCCTTCAGCTACCTTGGCTGCCCTTGGCCTCTCGTCTCCCTCAGTCCCACACCCTGGCTCCAGGCGCTGCTTCCAACAGCTGCCCCTGGCCCCCCACTCTAATTGGGTGGCCCATTCTCACTCTGCAGTCTGAAATATCACTGAGTGCGGCTTTCTCCTGGACCTTCCCTCGGTACAGGTGCCCTGAGTCTTGATCTGAGAGACCTCCCACCTGCCCAGCCAGCCCTGCTGCTCCCAGCCTACCACCACCTGAGCGGAACTTCAGGTCAAAGGGTTCTGGCTGGAatgtctggggagggagggggtgggcatGCCAAAGAAGTCCCTTTGGCACCATCCTTGCCTCCCTTCATCCCTGCCCCGCTGTTGACATTCTGGCCAAGCTTGGAACTGACTCGAATGGTCAGGACACCTGCATGTTAACCTTTAGAGAACACGGAGGCCTCCAGACAAATGTAGGCTCTGAACACTGGATTTCAGGCACTGCaggcagcactgtccaataggaATATAAGGTGAACCAGAtgcagttttaaattttctagtagccacattaaaaagtaaCTAAGAGGtgaagttgtttttaatattttctgtaactTAATATATCTAATATAGTGTGATTTTACCATGTAagtcatattaaaaattataaacgaGAACTGTCCCCCATCCAACCCCAGGGGACTGGGAGGAGATGGGGACCATGGAGGTGTGGAGCAGGCCCTCTGACCCTAGGCATAACTCCCAGGTatgcccaggggagcctgagctGAGTTTAAAGGTTGGCACCAGAGAAAGCAAGGAGATTGGAAAATGGTGAGGGTGGAGGAGTACTGAGGTTTTGCTCCTGAGAGGTGTTAAGATGTGtctatgaaaattttaaacaccCTGTTGTATACACCAAGGTCTTGTGGGTGTTGCTACTCTGGGAAACCAAAACTGGAGACCAAATTTCCTGCCAAGGTGGAGGTGACAGAGCAGCCCCAGGTGGGAGTCAGACTGGGATGGCCTGGGAGCTCGGGCCAGGCACTGGTCTTCTCAGGCAGGCGCTCACTGGGTCTGAGGGCGGTGTCCCTGCTGACGCTGCCTATGACAGCCTGCCTGGTTCGTCAGAGCCCTGTTTGCAGTTTGCAGGCACTTCCCCACACCCTGGCCCATGGGGATATGAAATCTGACACAAATAAAGCTGTTGACAAACAGACTTAAAACtcacctgggggcttccctggtggtagagtggttaagaatctgcctgccaatgcaggggacacgggttcgagccttggtcaggggagatcccacatgccacggagcaactaagcccatgtgccacaactactaagcctgcgctctagagcccacaagccgtaactactgaagcctgcgtgcctagagcccatgctccgcaacaagagaagccaccgcaacgaagagtagcccccactcgccacaactagagaaaaacccgtgagcaggaatgaagacccaacatggccaaaaataaataaataaatttatttaagaaaacacaaaaactcaCCTGAGAAACCTGTCTCCAGATCAGAGCAGTTCTGAGCCTCACAAACCACCTCCAGCTACCTAAGTTAGGGTAGGAATgtactttttaatgaaaaatgactTTTATGACTTTATGGTTTCCCCCTTGGTAACAATGATAGCCACATTCCCAGAATGCTCACTGTATGCCAGTCATCTGGAGAACAGCAGGGTCTATCAcagatccttttttttaaattttattttattttggagtataattgatttacaatgttgtgttagtttcaggtgtacagcaagtgatatatatatatatatatatatatatatatatatatatatatatatatattctttttccgatcccattttataaacaagaaaactgaggcttgtgGAGGTCACAGAATTTTCCTACAGGTCCTAAGGTATGGCTCTAGATTCAAAGTTGGACGACTAACTTGAGCACCTGTTGCTTCAGCTGCTGCTTGGCAGGTCCATCACCTCCTCATAACACGATAAATGTGTGGAGCAGAGACaagtttaaaaatgcaaatgcacACAAATAAGGCAATTAAAGTCACCTAGGAAGAACTACTAGGAACATTCTGCTTTACAACCTCAGATGGATGTAGGGTGATGCTTGGGTATTTGCCCCTTACTTTGTtttctagagatttttaaaacagtgCTTTTTATTCATAAACATCCTTCCATGTCTATAACTACTCTTCTACAAGAGTATTTTAAATGAGTGtacatattttattccatttcataAACGACCTAAATGAGTTCAACCTAATCCCCTTCTATTGGACATTTTTGGGTTCCCCCCCTCATTTCTCACCACTAAGAATACTCTTATAGCAAATCTTTTTACATGTCCTAATTATTTCCTTGGTAAATTCCTAAACGTGGGAGGCAGAATCAGGgaatatgcacattttaaaagctaTTGCTACAAATGTCCCAGTGGACATTCCCACAAGCAGGGCCTGAGAGTACCCTATCCCAACCTGTGCAACTATACAATCCTTTTAGGTTTGAGTTTTTCAGCTTCTTGCAGCTATCTGAGTTTCCACTGATTTGACTATCTGTAAAGTTAACACCCTTTTTCTATGTGTATTTCTTTAGTGAATTGTTTACAACATTATTCCACggaatgtttgttttttcttattaaggtctgaatgccttttatatattaaagatattaaCATATCAAAGACAACAAATTTTTTACCTGATTTGTCATAtgccttttaactttttaatgacttttttgcTGTACCAAATGCAATCTATTTCTTAAACCTTTTTTCTACACTTTCCCATGAATTCCTACAGTTGGTGACATCTTTGGAGCTGTGAGCTTTAACACTCATTGCCATGTTTCTTCCAAGTGCTTCTTTTCTAACGATGACTTTACAACATGTGGAAGAAGTCAGGaggttttgatttttccattttgtggatAGGAGACTGAGCCACAATGACCAATGGATTTTCCTGTGTCACTAGAGAAACCACAACCTAAGAAACCAGATCAAGACTACCAGATTCCACAGAGTAGGCATGGCAAACCAACTTCACCTCCTCTGACAATATTGCTTGATTGGTCATGGCTGTCCTGTATATTCCATGCAGAGGCCTAACAGCTGTCTGGGCTTCAGTGATGAACTAGCAATGTCTGCCAGGTGGTGGGTGGAGAGTATGTGCTTTGAAAACTGCCACAGGGGTAGAGGGTGTGTCCAGACACTATGAGAAGGGAAGGGGTGTTAATTATAATTGTGTTGAGACAATAGGCATAACCTGGAattgttccaggcagagggaatgcaTGGCCATCCTGGGCATAGGGGACAACACAGTAGAAGAGGGGACAAAGGTCCAGAAAGCTTACAGGAAGATCAACGTTGCACAGCTGGTAAATGCAGAGCTGGCGTAGGACTCCATTCATTTTCCATAGTGCCTCAAAACTACTGCTAACCAGCTACGCACCCTCAGGCAAGTCCCCTGTGTCTATAGATCTTAAATTCCTCTCTAAAAAATGAGAAGTTGTGATGTAAGAAATTCTAATGGCTTTGCAAATACAATTCTCTGCTCTGTACTCACTGGTGTTTTGAAACATCCAGGAAAACAGCCACATAGTATCTGCTCCCATCCATCTCTCCTGCCCTCGCTGGGGCGTCCTGGGGACAAGGTCAGTGTcatagtcagctcaggctgccgtaacaaaatacagttgggtggcttacacaacagaaatttgtttctcactgttctggagtctggaagtcccagatcaaggtccATTAGGGTTCAGATTCTGGTgcaggctctcttcctggctcactgatggccaccttcttgctggatcctcacatggtctttcctctgagTGTGAGCAGGGAGAGCGAGAGAGTGAGAGTGATCTCTCTGGGGGTctcatcttataaggacactaatcataTTGGATCAGAGCCCTACCCTTAGGATCTCATTTAACCAGAATTATTTCCTTATAGGCCCAATTTTcaagtacagtcacattggggggttaaggcttcaacacgTGACTTTAGGggagagacacaattcagtccatagcaggctGACACAGGGACATGATGGCCTAGGTTTGGCAGGAGTATGAGGGACATCTGAGCAGGCAGGTTTGCTTGTGGATGTTTGGTCAGTCATAGCTTTTTCAGGGCTGAAGAAGTGGGACTGTCTCTGGTGGATGTGACTCTGGCACACTTCAGTAGATGAGCCATGTTTTTCCAACACCTCCTATCTGGCTTCACTCAGTCCTGAAGAACTGCATCTCAGCCAGTCTAGCCAAGGGCCTGGGGCAAAAACTAGGGGAGAAACCAAACTAGGGTATGTTTCAGAGGAAACTGTTAACCAGGTTAGCAGGTCTCTTTggctgggctggggcagcagATAAAGCAAAACTGAACCCTGCTCAGAAGCTTTCATAAGACCGTGGGCTTTGTAGTCACTGTCTGGGGTTATATCTTGCCTCTTGTACTTCCTAGCTATGATATCTTAgacaagtaacttaacctctgtGCCTAAGTATATAAATTAGGAAATACTTCAACTGCTACTAACAGAGATCTTCACAACCTCTTAAGCAACAGAggtatttatttcttcctcacaCACCTTCCATCTTTCTGCTTTGGCGTGCTTAGCACATGGATTCCACCTCCAATGTTGCCAAGATGATCCAAGATGACTGTAGGTGCTCTAGCCATCacattccaggcagcaggagcaagggtaaaaatattttacagagcTTTTGCAGATGTCttcctttaaaaagcattttaagaaGTCCCATCCAACATTTTCCTCTTACAGTTCATTGTCTGGCACTTATTCACATGTGTACACCCCATTGCAAGGAAGGGAAATGTAGTCTCAGCTTGGCACATTGTTTCCCCAAATAATGTTAGGGCTTTGTTCCTAAGTAAAAGGTTAGAATGGATACTGGATATGCAACTTGCAATTCTCTCAtactcagtttttccatctggaGATTGGGGATTATAATAATACCTACATATACTGTTGTTGTGTTACTTGGTACTCAGGAAGGACTCAATATACTTTAGCTCAATTACTGGTTATCAAGAGAGAATGAAGtggaaaatacaaataatgttggcattactatgaaaatagttttgacctcacaGACCTCCTGAAAAGGTCTCAGGAATTCCCAGAGTCCCTAGACCACACTTCGGGAACCTCTGCCTTAGAGAATCAGATAATTCTTGCACAGGTCTGCTAACAAAGCTGGGACTTGGTTAGTGCTGAGAGGATACACAGCCATCCTTTTGCCCTTATGAAGTTTGGATAATTTTTGTTAACAGACACGACCATCGAAGCTCTAGTGAAATCTGTAGtgctcttttctgtatatatcttTGTTTTTGCCCATCTTCCCTCTAGAAATGTAAGCCCCATTAGGACTTGCCAGCTTTACTTCCTACTGTGCCCCAGTGCTCAACACGCAGACAGAGATTCATTGATATAAGCTGGACAATGTTGAACTTTACCCAAGCCATGTGCTCCTGGAAAGCAATGAAGGTTAAGACCAACCTCCTAAACTTTTTGTGTTCTGGAAAACGGCTTATTGCAAAGAACCACCCTTCCTTCCCCATATGACTTAAAGACTCACAGATGCCCCCCTTGTTTACCTAAGACAAGGTCAgaaacaaatttcttttctttgcctcatAAATGATGAGCTGAGCCTCTTGTCCCCATTGGTCAATTGGAAACAAATGCTTGTTAACCAAACTTGCATTAAGCCTCTCTCCATCATCCAGGCCCCTGAATGAACTTTGGCCCAGCCTCAGCCTGAGCCAGCATACAGTCCCACCTGAGAATAGGCTGGATTTACTATCCAGTCCTGCCACCCTTTCATCCCACTTCCCCACACCTGGTTCTTTCTAGTCTTGTTTATTCCTCTTTGTAAAAGAGCAACCCTTTCTGCCTAACTCTTAGATGCTTGCAGGCATTATAGACCTTCTCTCTATTGCAATAGTCCTCCTCCCCCACTGCAACAGTCCCTTTCTCCGCTGGCAGTAATCCTTTTGAAAAAAGTCCCTCCTGaatctggatttgttttttattggacagctgaatgaaagaagcaacTATAACTGATCAGAGTGTGACTATATTAATTCAGATTTGCACGTTCTGTTCTGACTCCTCTCCCATTAATCACACTTTTAAATTCTGACTCCTAGGCTTGCCAAATATACCAGGCCATGGCTAGGTGCTCTGGACCAGACAGCTGGGCCTTTGGAATCAAACACAGAAGGAACTGGATTTTGGTGCTGTTACTTCCTTCCTGTGTACTTTACTGAGGTCACTTAATGTCTCTCCTATTGAACCACtacttaatgagcacctactaagtgcaaGCAGAGTTGGGCATTGGGAGTGGTGAGCAAAACAGAGATGATAATTAGGGGCAGGAGGATTCTGGcaataaaacaagtaaattaaGCGGGAAGTGCAATGAAGAAACAAATTGATCTGCCAGAACACGGAGGGAGCACACATGTATATAGGGTGGACACCTGCTGAGAAGGTGACTTATCTGAGGCCTGAGGGTCAGAAGGTCTAGCCATGCCAGCAGCTGAGAGAAGGACATTCCTGTGAAGGGCCAGAGGTGGGAGATCTGGGTGTTTAAAGGCCAGAGAAAAGTGGGGCGTAGCTGAAAGGAACAGGTAGACTGTGCTGGAGCCCTCACACCACCCTGGACTTTGTCTGCCAAGATAAAGAACTTGACTTTTATTCTAAGTGGGATGGAAAGCCATAGAAGGGGTTTCTGAGATCTTACTGTTTTAATCCTTTTGCTTTGTGGTTTAATTTGATTGCTAGTGAGGGTTAATTTCTCTTCCCTGATAGCCATTTGTATTCTGCTTCTGCAGAATTGTGTACTCAATGCTCTTCATCTATTTATCTACCGGAATCTTAGTGTGTTTCTTATTAATTCAATGAGGTCTCTCTCAATTAAGGATTTTAATCTTTTGCAGTTTTAAACTTTTGTGCTTTAGTGTGTGAAAGAGTTCATCCAGCACGTTTAAGCTTAAGGAGTCCTCTGCCATCTGACACTTGATAAATTATGTTTCCTTGGTCCGTGTTTGCGTGGTTCAGTGTGTTACATTggtggacttttcttttttatcctcttGGGCGGGGCGCGGCGAAGCAAACTCCTCCTGTGTTCTGGCCAGAGATGGCTCAGCATGCGGAGACCCCTCACCGTCCTAGACCGAGCCAGAGGGGCTCCTTTTCCGCCGGAGGCCTCAGCTGGTGACACCGACTCTACTGGGTATCTGAGCTCTCGTTACAGACCATGGACATAGGGCGGGGTGAAAAAGCCGAGGCTCAGCGGAAAGCTGGGAGAGAGAGCAGAGGCACAAACTGGAGCCAGAACTAGCCGGTGCAGCAGCTGCAGGCGGGCGGGTGTGGCAAGCGTCAGTCCAGGAGCTGAGGCCCCGCCCCAGACCCagggccccggccccggccccgcccccggggcCTCGCTCCCCGCAGGTCATGTGCTGACCTCTCAGCACTGCCCGGCTCGTCCCAGTCCCTGCCCACCGCTGATTTCATTGGTTGCCTCGCCGTCCCCGCCCCCGGGAACCTGCTGATTTCCGCAGCCAATCGGCAGGCGCAGCAGCGGCGGCTGCGATCGGTCTCGGCGGATCCCGGACGCTGAGGTACCCGGCTTGTGGGAGGGGGAATTGCGTGCGCCTGTTGCGGTGCTGCGGCGTCGCACAGCTCGTCGGCTGGGTGGCGAGCCGCCACTCCTGGGTCTCTGAGGTCAGCGTCCTGCAGCTGGAGGTGCAGCGTCCCAGACCGTCGAGGACTGCCCCGAGATTTCTGGGGTGGAGGTCAGAGGTCGGAGGTCGTGCCTTTGTGGAATGTTGGGGCCCCACCCGTCTAAGCATAGAGGCGGGCTGCTCTCGCTTTTTATAGTCAGCTCCCTTTCGCGGAAGGAGCTccgagggaaactgaggcctgcgAGCCGCCGGGGCTCCTGGCAGGCGCTGAGCTCCGACGGGAGGGTCCGCCCGAGCTCGGACCGTCGCAGGTGACCCTCGGGCACCCGGAGAgccgcctcctccctccctcatcccgGCCGGCGGAGCCCCCGGAGtgcggggagggggctggggcgaggtgtggggggggggtcgCTCCGTGGCCACGCAGTCCCGAGGGGGCCGCATCTCTTCCTGGCTCCGAAGAAACCCGGAGCCAGCTCTTTTTGAGGCTTTCGTTCCCGGGTTGGAGATTTCATTTCTGGAAGTTCATTCGAGCAACTTGGAGAGGGGAAAGGCTTGTATTGTGGCTTCCGCACTGGTCGGGAAGTGAAAATAACCAGACACGGGGAGATTCTGAAGGCCAAGGGACCTGTGAGAAACCGGACGAATTTCTTAGTTTGACAGAAATCTTCCCCCAGCTTGCCTCACGTGTTATATAATTCAGGTCGTTTCAAAATCAAGATTATTTAGTCTCATTGTTCTTCTAAGTAAGTGACCTTAGTCTTGACCTTAAGTGAAGCTACTTTGGAATGCTTGAAGTGTTGAGCAAGAATTTTTTTGTACAAAGGGTCTGTGCAAGGAAGGAAGTTGGGAACAGTCTTCACCTCTCATCGCAGTGATCCCAGCTGCTTCTTTACTACTCTGGGACCGAAAAGAGAAGTTGTTTATCGGCATATGTGGGTTTTGGGGAGACATAGCTATGGATGAGGAAtaaggggagaagaaagaggacTCTCTTGTTTTCTGCGTAAAAAGTatgcaattagaaaaaaaagagtgtatttatttgcctgtctctctcccttcatcTCAGCCAGCGTAAACACGTTTTGACATTTTTTGTGCCGATGGTATGTGTTGAGTATTTATATTAGGGAAAGGAGTCATCTCTAACAAGAAGACACTTATCTTCAGTGTAGCCACAGAGGAATGAATATGCCTTGTGTGGAATTAACCCTGGGGTTTGGTTTTCAGTTAAGAAAATGAGGCAGAAGGAAGTATTAGCCAAGACCTTCCAAGGCCCAGCCATGGTCTGTAGGACTCCGACCAGCCACATTTACATGTTTGAGAATGGTGTTGGGGACTCCGGGGACTCCTCTGAGGAAGAGTCCCACCAAGTAGCTCTGCGGCCCCGGGGCAAGGAGCGCCAGAAGAAGGGTGCCCACCACCCTCACCAGCCAGGAGCAGGGGACGTGGTGCTGCTGCAGCGGGAGCTGGCCCAGGAGGACAGCCTCAACAAGCTCGCTCTTCAGTATGGCTGCAAAGTAAGAAACTCCACAGGTGAAGGCGCCACCTGCCCTTCAGCGCCTGTGTTTAGAGGAACAGAGGAGCTCACTGAAGGGTGGGGACCCTTTCTGACCCCAGAGGTGGTTGGAAGAAGCCTGCTCTAGAGTAAAAGATACCCCTGTCTAGCTAGAGATGGAAGGCAGGTGGAAGTACCTTCCGTTcctcagagagagagggaattagTCAGGAATTTCAGGTGACAGGGCAGTTCCCTCTCTGCACCTCTTCCTTGTCCCTCCAAAATGAAATTCTGAAACCTTTTTCCTTTTGAGCACATTTTATTTAAGACCTAATGGGGCCAGAGATGCCACGCAGAGTTTATCCAAGATTTCTTTGGTatgcttgctttatttttttgctacttttctttttctaaacctTTCTTGCTGGTTTTAGCTTATTTGATTGGTAAAgttttgccttctctcttttaGAACTGCATGATCTATCCTTTGTATGCTGTGTATCTATATAACCCTGTTTCtctctttaattatatttttagcatTCAGCGTGATTAACAATGGCAAAGTAAGTAGGAAGGTATTTATTGAATTGCTGCATTTTCTCCTAGATAGAAACTATTTCAATTTGCTAGCACTGTGCTGCTACTATGGCTTTCTCTAAGGCTATATAAgctacttatttaaaaaaatcttttcatcctTGAAGGGTCTGTCATTTACCTAACAAGGATCAAATGACTCAACATGTTGTGTGGAGGTGTTGTTTCCCAGGGAAATAAACTGGTCTCCAGGGACACATAGTGGTCTGTAAACTGTACTGAGATTTATATTTGACTCTTATAATCAGCTTCTGTAGACATACTATATGGTTTATCGAGCAAGGGTTGAAAACTGAATCCTCTCCTACAAAGACCTGAATAGATGCAGTGGGCTTCTTGGAACAGTGATGTTTAATAAATCCAAAAGGACTATATAATGTATCTAAGAAGTGATTAGTTTTCCTATttgaagtaaataaatttaatgttaGTTTATTaggatcaaaaacaaaaatatctcaagCACCTTAAGTTTCGggatataataaattaaaaatgtccaCCACCCCAATTCAATTAAATGATAAAAGCACTTGCtaagtaatgaaaataatgaagatgATTGATTTGAATAAAGTCTGTTGGCTGTATTTACACTCTAGTTTAAGTGGACTTAGGAGTTAGAACCTTAGAGTCCATCTCTGATGCTTTTGGTAAGTTTTCAAACAATAACTTGAGGGAGGATCTATCTTTGACTTATATTTccccctactttttaaaaattaaggtttgATTATGAGAGGAATTTGTCATAaactttgttactttttaaaactcacaGTCGTGTTCCTTTCTCCTCAAGTCCTAATATTGGAATAGAAGATTTCAATCTATAGTTTTCAAGTTGATGCATATTCTCTGCATGTTTTTAGTGAAAAGAAGTGTTGTGAAATCCTTGAAGTGAATTAACTCTAGGtcgcttttattttaaaaataagtttataggCCATACAGTGCTTCTGGGGAAGAAAACGTCGTATAATCATGAGGGCACaccttttaaaatgttgttaCAGGTGAACTAGGTTCTAGTGTTTGTAGAGCTGGCTGAGGCTTTGTGTTTGCTGAATGCTAATGTCTACTACAGCTACTAAATTAAGTTCTGATGCAGGAGAGAGTCACCCAGATGGGGGCACTGTTTTCTCAAAAGTTAAATGTAGAAAGGGTACAGCCTTCTTTTACCATGATGTGTTTCACCTAAAAGCATTTTGTTGAAGGCACACTTTAAACAAACAAAGTCTTTTCCAAAACTAATCTTGAGTTGTTCAAACTTGTAAGTCTATAAAAAAATCTTATGATTAAGCTATACATTAAGGCTGAGTTAAAGCCAAAAAAACGAAGTTATTCAGCCTAAACTAAATTTTGTGTGTAGGTACAGTTTTCCAGTGTTCATCAGATTCTTAAGCTGTGTGGGCTTGGACCATCACGCAGAAAGGTTAAGCACCACTTTTTGGATATTAGTTTTAAGGAGCTTTACATCATTTCGTGATGTTTGTCTTCATGGCTTCCCTAGGTTGCAGATATCAAGAAAGTCAACAACTTCATCAGAGAACAAGACTTATATGCTTTGAAATCTGTTAAGATTCCAGTGAAAAACCACGGGATACTAACAGAGACCCACAAAGAACTCAGACCCCTCCTGAGCTCATCTACAGAGACCAGAGTGACCTTCGAGGAGCAGCCAGACCCAGACAGAGCAGCTGTCAGTGCCGGTGCCTCGTCTAACACACTGACGGATTTCTTTAAGGGCATTGACCAGAATATTGAGCATGCAGTGCAGTCAGAAATCTTTTTGAGTGAAAGTTGCTGCATAGAGACCTCCAGTCAGCCATTGCTTCCGACTCCTCCGAAGATACCTACAAACGGTGCAGACTGTGGAATTCAGAGGTGGAATGCTGTTTTTATCATGCTTCTGATTGGAATTGTTTTACCAGTGTTTTATTTggtctattttaaaatacaaactactaGTGAGATCCCTAGTAGCTTGAATACAACTGCTGTCCCTAATGGCTCGATGGCAGTGAGTGCAGTTCTAGGGCAATCCCCCAAATTAGCGATTCCATTGCCAACCATCCCCTCTTCAGACAGCCAGTTCAGTCAGACCACCCACGGGAAGAACTAGCTCTTGTTGTTTCTAAGGAATCAGGGCAGCTTTAGCACTTGGGCTCCTAATGTGCATCAGTCGACACTGGCCATATCTTAGCGTGCTGCATTTTTTCTGTGACATATGGACACGTTTTCAGAAGCCACCATCATGTCAATCACAGTCATCATGGGGAATAGACTCGCCTAATCCAAGGCTGTGGGAGCCAAAACACCAGCGTCCTCAACCTCCTACATCTAAACAGGAGCGGCAGGAGAGACATTTACACATGACAGATGCTGTTCCTTGAAGGCATTTAGTGGACTGGCCATGAGTGTCTTCACAATAGCACTGTGTAGGTCCCCAAGCTGGACATGCTTGGAGGGAGATGAATGGCCTTGGCAGATGGACCTGCAGTATGGGAGCCCCTGGTATCAGCTTTGGTTGTCTGGATGTTTGCTTTGTCCCCTGCCTGCTGTGGAGGAGTGACTGGCTGTGACAAATGAAGTTTTGTGTCCCCCCCAACAAAGGTGTTGTGCAATAGAAATGGGATGTCACCCTGTTTCAGAGTGTGACACATGACATTGTAATAAGCCCTGCTTCACATTTGCCCCCTCAGACAGCCTTTTTGAGGCAATGTCATATCTAGAATTTAAAAAGCCCTAAATCTAAATTGCTATAATACTGAATAAATAGCACTTCTGTTCCTCGTAATTTTAGAGCTCCTTAATCTGACACGCAGGCATGTTTTAAGCACTTCCTGGCCAGGACATTTGGAGGCCATGGCCCTGTTTCACCTGAGGAGCATTTCCACAGTGATTGCTAACTGGAGCCCCCAAGTCAGCATTCTTGGAAGGAGCTCTTTCTGGTCAGTGTCTGGAGTGGAGTAGGTATAGGGAGAAGGATGAGTGCCTCTCACCGAGGTCCCAACATGTGACACTTCTAAGGCTGAACAGTCATCAATCCAGCTTTTGCTGGCCCCTATATGTGTCTGGAAGAGTGGTACAGGGAGAATGGGCTTGCTTTCTGCTGCTTCCTTGACTCCATCCTTA
Above is a genomic segment from Tursiops truncatus isolate mTurTru1 chromosome 2, mTurTru1.mat.Y, whole genome shotgun sequence containing:
- the LYSMD4 gene encoding lysM and putative peptidoglycan-binding domain-containing protein 4, producing MRQKEVLAKTFQGPAMVCRTPTSHIYMFENGVGDSGDSSEEESHQVALRPRGKERQKKGAHHPHQPGAGDVVLLQRELAQEDSLNKLALQYGCKVADIKKVNNFIREQDLYALKSVKIPVKNHGILTETHKELRPLLSSSTETRVTFEEQPDPDRAAVSAGASSNTLTDFFKGIDQNIEHAVQSEIFLSESCCIETSSQPLLPTPPKIPTNGADCGIQRWNAVFIMLLIGIVLPVFYLVYFKIQTTSEIPSSLNTTAVPNGSMAVSAVLGQSPKLAIPLPTIPSSDSQFSQTTHGKN